One stretch of Rutidosis leptorrhynchoides isolate AG116_Rl617_1_P2 unplaced genomic scaffold, CSIRO_AGI_Rlap_v1 contig57, whole genome shotgun sequence DNA includes these proteins:
- the LOC139884551 gene encoding uncharacterized protein, whose amino-acid sequence MASMLAPGLMEGQSNTRPPYFDGKDYNIWKNKMKAFLRSKDPLEWDVVEKGITPAAASNTERGKETVETSGMSQEEINKRQALDAKAIYSLYCALSPTEYNRISSCVTAKEVWDRLHITYEGTDRVKETRINILLGQYESFKMKPGESITDMFSRFTDIVNGLENQGQKISDPMKVNKLLRGLSKDWNHIKTSIRETQRIMPLSVDELIGTLQSYEVERINEDEDPRGKKSIALKSNDDSDDADSEDDMNDEELALMIRRFRKLNRKGRRFIPKKQSSQRQQTKSVDDEEPNKEVVCFECKKKGHIRPNCPLLKKKRGKAEKFRKALKAETWSDTECEESDEEYANLCLMAQSDSDSGSDSDSEFEVSDYKIPVKVSKYINELCFSLKTSLKRISELKKENSVLKQKENILEEKVKNLDLNVSTLKESEDNLSKENAFLKTDLSNISKKFSIGSEKLEKVLSIQRPYFNKSGLGMTEETIPLIDFPKVKERIKKRPSREAYKNHFKRVFVKPVGRNALRCSKCNSQDHFEKECPMVWKPVKRVWPNNAYPTNTKGPKKIWVPKKA is encoded by the coding sequence ATGGCTAGTATGCTAGCACCGGGGCTGATGGAGGGGCAAAGCAATACCAGACCTCCCTACTTCGATGGAAAGGATTACAACATCTGGAAGAACAAGATGAAAGCTTTCCTACGATCAAAGGATCCTCTGGAATGGGACGTAGTGGAAAAAGGGATCACTCCTGCTGCTGCATCAAACACTGAAAGAGGAAAAGAAACCGTTGAAACCAGCGGAATGTCTCAAGAAGAAATAAACAAGAGACAAGCACTCGATGCTAAAGCAATTTATTCTTTATATTGTGCTTTGTCACCAACTGAATATAACAGAATATCTTCTTGTGTCACAGCAAAAGAAGTCTGGGACAGGTTACATATCACTTATGAAGGAACAGATCGAGTGAAGGAGACCAGAATTAACATTCTTCTTGGTCAATATGAATCCTTCAAAATGAAACCAGGAGAATCTATAACTGACATGTTTAGTCGTTTTACAGATATTGTCAATGGTCTTGAGAACCAAGGACAAAAAATTTCTGATCCCATGAAGGTGAACAAGCTTCTACGTGGACTCTCCAAGGATTGGAATCATATAAAGACTTCAATAAGAGAGACGCAAAGAATCATGCCATTATCTGTAGACGAACTGATTGGAACTCTTCAGTCTTACGAAGTGGAACGAATTAATGAAGACGAAGATCCAAGAGGTAAGAAATCTATTGCACTAAAATCAAATGATGATTCTGATGATGCAGATTCTGAAGATGATATGAATGATGAGGAGCTCGCCCTCATGATAAGAAGATTCAGAAAACTGAATAGAAAAGGCAGAAGGTTTATCCCAAAGAAACAAAGTTCTCAGAGACAGCAGACCAAGTCTGTTGATGATGAGGAACCAAACAAAGAAGTAGTTTGCTTCGAATGTAAAAAGAAGGGACACATCAGACCCAACTGTCCTCTTCTGAAAAAGAAAAGAGGAAAAGCTGAGAAATTTCGAAAAGCTCTTAAAGCCGAAACCTGGAGCGATACAGAGTGTGAAGAAAGTGATGAGGAATATGCCAACCTGTGTCTAATGGCGCAATCAGACTCAGACTCTGGATCAGACTCAGACAGTGAATTTGAGGTAAGTGATTATAAAATCCCTGTCAAAGTCTCTAAATATATTAATGAGTTATGTTTTAGTCTTAAGACTTCTCTTAAAAGGATTTCCGAACTTAAAAAGGAAAACTCAGTTTTAAAACAAAAGGAAAACATTTTAGAAGAAAAGGTAAAAAATTTAGACTTGAATGTTTCTACTCTTAAAGAGAGTGAAGACAATCTTTCAAAAGAAAATGCTTTCTTAAAAACTGATTTATCAAATATTTCAAAGAAATTTTCAATAGGGTCCGAAAAGCTTGAAAAAGTCCTTTCAATCCAAAGACCTTACTTTAATAAGTCGGGTCTAGGTATGACAGAAGAAACAATCCCTTTGATTGATTTTCCGAAAGTAAAAGAAAGAATTAAGAAAAGACCATCGAGAGAGGCTTATAAAAATCATTTCAAAAGAGTTTTTGTAAAGCCTGTAGGTCGAAATGCTTTAAGGTGTTCTAAGTGTAACAGTCAGGATCATTTTGAAAAAGAGTGTCCTATGGTTTGGAAGCCTGTGAAGAGAGTATGGCCTAATAATGCTTATCCTACTAACACGAAAGGACCCAagaaaatttgggtaccaaagaaagcTTGA